The Saliniradius amylolyticus DNA segment CGGCGTTTTTTATACCGTGATCACCGTGTGGCTGTTCGGTTATCTGGTTCATGTGCTCAGCGGCGATCTGGCCTCTCTGGCTGAGCCTGGTGCCTTCGGCGCCTTTATCAATAGCAACGAAATTTTCTACTACATGATCGCGGTAGCGGCCATTGTGTTTTTGATCCTACAAGGTGGGGTTAAAAACGGTATCGAGCGGGCCTCGAAAATCCTTATGCCGGGGCTGTTTTTTATGCTGGTGGGGTTAATGGTGTTCGTACTGACTCTGGATAATGCCATGGCTGGAGTGGAGTACTATCTGGTGCCAGACTTTTCCAAGCTGAATGCCTCCGTGGTCAGCGGTGCCTTGTCGCAGGCGTTTTTCTCGCTGTCGCTGGGCATGGGTATTCTGCTGACCTACGGATCTTATCTGAGTAAACGTAACTCGGTGCCCGGCTCGGCTAAGCTGGTGGCGCTGGCGGATACCTGCGTGGCGTTTGTGGCTGGTTTAATGTTGTTACCAGCGGTGTTCTCTTTTAATCCTGATGTGAATGTCAGCGAGCTGAGCGACTCATCAGTGGGCATGATCTTTACCTTCCTGCCCAAGATTTTTGTGGCCTTGCAAAGCTCCATCGGATATACCGGTGCCAGCGCGGTGGCTGCAGTATTCTTCCTGCTGGTACTCTTTGCTGCCATAACCTCTTTGGTGTCTATTATCGAAGTGCCCACGGCAGCGCTGATGGATGAGCGCAACATGAGCCGCCGCAAGGCATTGCTGACGTTAGGAGTATTGATCGGTATTCTGGCAATTTTGTCGGCTACGTCGTTTGGCATGTTGCCCTGGTTTACCGAATTTACCGAGTACGCCGGGGTGAGTAAGTCGTTTTTCGATGTGATTGTGGATGTGTTTTACGAGACGATACTGCCGCTCAACGGCCTGCTGATCTGCTTGCTAGTGACCTACCGCTGGAAAAAGCGCAACTTTAACCAGGAGTTGCATGAGGGCGATCCGGGTTACAAAGGCACCTGGCTGGAGCGTTATGTGGACTTCTCTCTGGGCACGTTTATTCCGGTTATCCTGGCTGCGGTGTTCATTAATACGGTGGCAATTAAGTACTTCGGTGTCGCGTTAATCGGCTAATCAGACACCGGAACCGGCATATCGAAAGGGCTGGGGTAGGCAAGGGTCAACCCCAGCCTTTTTTGTGTTTGCTGACTATGGATGATTTTAGCCGGTCCCTCATCTCTGGTAAAAGAGGGGAGAGCCAGCCCTGCCTGTTTGGCCGCCCAGGTATAAAATGTGTCGCGGCTAGGGTGGTCGTTGGCCGCCAGATGCAATGTGTACCCCCAATGATTAAGACGAACGATAGCGTTTATGGCGTTAATTACATCGTCGCGGTGAATCAGGTTTACCGGGCGTTGACCGTTATCGAGCTTGCGGCCTGCCAGCATTTTAACGGGGTGCCTGTCACCACCGATAAGGCCCGCCAGCCTCAACACGCTGGCCCTTGTGCCAAAATGAGAGTGTAGGTGAGCTTCCAGCTGACAATGCAACTCACCGGATGGGGTATCCGGCTCGGTGGCGCTGGCTTCGTCTACCTCGCTCTGATGCTGACCAAACACCGAACTGGTGCTGATAAACAGCAGCTTGGTTTGTGAGCTTACCTGAGCAAGCAGCGCTTCTATGTTTTGCCGAAAGGACTCGGGTTTAAGGTTTTTGCGACCCGGTGGGATATTGAGCACCACTGCATCGGCTTTGGCGACGACAGGTGGCAGGCGCTCGCCTAGGGCAAATAACTGAGGCTGAATACCCAGGGTCGCCAGTTGGTCTGCCTTGTCCTGACTGCGGGTTGTCCCTATTACATGGTGGCCTTGCCGAAGCCAGGATTCGGCCAGTGGCAGGCCCAGCCAGCCACAGCCGATGAGTGCGTAAGTATTTTTCATGTTGCTTACTTAAGACGTTTACCGCGAAGTTCAATGAGATCCAGTCCGTTTAGCTCAGGGATCTGATTTTGAATTCGGCGTTCCAGATCATCCAGAGCCCGAAAGTCACTGCACAGCTGACTGGCTCGTTGTTCTACCAAGCCGGCTTTTTGCTCCATTTGCACTTCGAGGCGCTCACCGAAGTTTTCCATTTGATGCTCGAACTCTTCAGGCGAACTTTCACCGCTGATCATCTGCTGGCCGATCTTCATCATCATCTTGCCAACCGAGCGTGACACCGCATCTTCAATAGTGTTTTCCAGCTTTTGTTCGAATTCCCGGTTTAGATATTTTTCATCGAAGTTCTTTGACTCAAAACGGATACTGCCATCTTCAGCATAAAACTGTTGGTGAACGTCGGAGCGTAGCTGACCGATTTGTTGGGTCAGATCCATGACCAGATCGTCATCGGGACCGAACAACTCGCCAAACGCCAGGGTAACGCCGTCATTCGCTAAATCGAGAGCGTCCAAAGCGATGTCCGCGACCTTGGGGGCCAACGTCAGAGACTCACTGTGATACTGATTTAATAAGGCTTGTTGGTCATCATTAAGATCAAGGGCTTGGCCATCCAGCCAGGCTTGTTGTCCATCTAATTTCAAACTTTGATTGTTGTTGAGGGAAGCGGTCAGGGTGCCTTGCTTAAGAGTGACATCCCCGTTCAGGGTAAGATCACAGTCCGAGTCGTGGGCCAATGCCGAGCTGCTCATTAGGGCGATGAAAGTCAGTGCCATTAAACGCATAGTAATTTCCTTTTGTCATTATGTTGCCCATAATGAGCAAGCTTCAGGCCAAGGTTGATTTTCTTTATTAAACAATAGGTTAATAAAGCTTCTTGTGCTTGACCAGAAAGGGGAATACCAATAGTTGGTTTATTTCACCAACTATTGGTACGGATAATCAGGAGTTTTCGCCAACAGTGACCGGTTGCTGAGCTTTCTGCATATCGGTAATGCGTTGACGTAAGCGGGCGTTTTGAGCACTGGCCTCGGCCAGTTGCTGACGTAGTTCGGTGATTTCCTGTGCCTGGTTGGAGCCGGCCTGTTGCATCTGCTCGAAACGGGACTGTAACTGTTTAAGCGTGTTTTGCTGAGCACCGACTCTGTCCTGCAGTGCAGCCAGCAATATACCATTGTCGTTGACGCTGGTTTTCAGTGAAGCAAGTTGATTAAGCTGTTGCTGTACCTGTTTTTGGCCTTTGTCTAACTGGCTGAGGCTAGCCTGCATGCCATCGTCGGCTTTTTCCAGCTTAGCCAAGCTCTGCATCAGCTTGCTATTAAGCTCTTTGATCTCCGACTGGTTGCGCCGCCATGCTGAGGCCCAGAGTTTGTCCATCTCTGTCCATAAGGTGTCGGTTTTGTCTTTTACCTGCTTAAGCTCATCACGGATGGCATAGGCGGATTGACCAAACTCTTCGTCGGTGGCGGAGATCTGCTGCTGTAACTCGTCCAGTCGCTGCTGGGTCTGCGTCAAGGCCTGTTGCTGTTGCTGGTTAATCGAATACAGCCAGCCAGAAAAGCCGAGACTGATGAGCACCAAAATTAAGCTGATGATAGCAACTTTTGAGCTGCCACCGGAAGGGGACGGTTGATCGCTGTCGAGATTGCCCGATGGCGGTGGTGAGCCGCTGGGACGGCGGCGAAATACGTCCAGATCATCCTGGTCTAAGCGTATTTGAGGTTCTTTCTTGTCGTCTTGTTGGCTCATAAGCTTAAAGTGGTTGGTTAACTCATCCTAGAGTGCCACAAAATGACAACAAATTTGAGCCCTACGGAGGAGTAATTTCATAATTGAGTTTCAGTGGCGTTATGCACCGTAAATAGGCTGGGTTTTTGATCTACCGCACTCTGATTTTAATTTTGTTTAGGGCATAATACGGCTCTGGATTTGTTGAACGTGGGTTAAGGTGAATTATGGGCAATTGGATTGACGCTATCGTCTTTGGTGTGGCGCTGGTTGCGTTTGCATTGGGTTTGGCCAGTATCATCATGGCGGGTGTAGGCCCCTCTGAGTCGGGACAGGCGGCGATGAAGAACAAAGTCGAATATGGTTTTTTCGGTGTCACCGGGCTGGTGCTTTGCGTGCTGTTTCTCTACGCACTGTAATTGACTGAATTACAATAGAGCAATACAAAAGCCGCAGTATCAGACGCTGTAATGTAAGAACGCCCCTGGTTGTTATGGGCGGCTTGACGGCCAGTCTGAGCTTTGCGGCTTTTTTTGTTGTTAAGGGGGTAGAGAATTAATGCGCCACCTTATGGTAAGTATCCACCCCGAGTAGTTTGTACAGCGGGCAAACACCCACCGACACACTGACCCAAAGTGCGGCACCAACGGCGACGAAAATCAGATTTACCGCGGTCGGAAAAATTTGCTCAACGGCCAGTGCTAACAGGACGCAAGCCACCATGGAGCGAATAGCGCTGTCTAATACACCAACATTATCTCGTTCTTTCATCGTCACTCTCCTTTTTTGGGATAGTGATAGTTTGACTCACAACAGGAAAATGACTTTGATGCTGGTCAAATTCGGCTGTGTCATAAGTTGTTCCAGATCAAGGTTGTGCGCGGGCTGAAAAGCGCTCTATAGTGTGGCCTTTAATCGGCATTGAATCGAAAAAGGTACGCCATGACAGAACACTTTGACCAGGAAATCGACCGCACGCGCCATTATTCTTTTAAATGGGAAAAATATCGCGGTCAGGATGTGTTGCCTATGTGGGTGGCGGATACCGAGTTTCGTTGCGCGGAGCCGATACTTCAGGCTCTGAGGGAGCGAGTCGACCATGGTCTTCTCGGTTATACCTTGCCGAACCAATATGAGCCCGGCAAAGAGGCCGTTATACGTTGGCTGAAGAAACAGCATGGCTGGCAGGTTGAGCCGGATTGGATTGTCTGGAACCCTGGTGTGTGCCCGGCTTTTAATGTCGCTTGTCAGGCCTATGCTGAGCCGGGTGATAAGGTTCTGGTTCAGACTCCTAACTATCCGCCCTTGTTGGCGGCGCCAGGGTTTAACCAAATGCAGCGGGTGGAAGTGAACACGGTCGAGCAAGATGGTCGGTGGATGATCGATCTAGAGCAGCTGGAAAAGGAAGCCGCCGATCCCAAGGCCAAACTGCTGATCCTGTGTAACCCAATGAACCCGGTAGGAACGGTGCTGACCGAGTCCGAGCTCAAGCAAGTCGCCAGTATTTGTGAACGCAACAATGTGGTGCTTTGCTCCGATGAAGTGCACTGCGATCTGGTTTTGGACGAGCAGGCAACACATATTCCGGCCGGTAAGCTGGATGCCCTGTCAGAGCGTTCGGTAACGCTTATGGCGGCCAGCAAGACCTTTAATATTGCCGGCCTTGGTACCTCATTTGCCATTATTCCCGATGCTAAACTGCGTGCCGCCTTTAACCGTGCCGCTCAAGGCATAGTTCCCTGGGCCAATGTGATGGGATTAATTGCCACGGAAGCGGCCTTTACGCGATGCGATCACTGGTACCAGGATGAACTGACCTATTTACGCCGCAACCGTGACTACCTGATGAAACAAATCAATCAGATCGATGGTTTGAAGCTGCTGGCCCCACAGGCCACATTCCTGGCCTGGATAGATGCCTCGGGTCTGGGAGTGGAAAACCCTCAAGGCTGGTTTGAAGATAAAGGTGTGGGCCCCTCGCCCGGTGCCGACTTCGGTGATAAGGACTTTGTGCGTATTAACTTTGGCTGTCCGCTCAGTCATTTAGAAGAAGCGATACGACGTATTAAAAGCTAGACTTCAGCTATGAGCCCGTTCGCCGATATATAGTCAAGCTTTCAATTGGAGTGCGCAATGCGTTGGTGGTTAAAACTCTTTCTCGGTCTCCTTATGACGTCCTCGGTTCAGGCCCAGGAAGACCTGAAGGCGGTGCAAATCTATAGTCAGGATGAATTAATCAGGTTGATCAACGACAACGAGCACCTGGACCGGGTAGTGATGGATGATTGTCAGTTGGTGCAGGATATTGAGGCGCGCGCCATAACCCTGAAGGTACCAGCGTATCAGTTTTTATGGGGAGATATGCTGGCTTGGGGTGTCTGTGTGGAGCGCGATCCAGAGTCCGGCATCCACTACATGGAACAGGCCGCGCAGCAGGGGTTGCCCGCCGGTCTTGAGCAGCTCGGCCGCTATCATGCCCAAGGTAAGCTGGTTCAGCAGGACAAAGAGCGAGCGGTGATCTACCTTCGCGAGGCTGCCTCGTTGGGCCACTTAGAGGCGCAGATCCAACTGGCCGAGTTATTTATCGAAGGCTATGGCAGCCCCTACGATTTTGAAGATGCCTACCATTGGCTCTATAACGCCATCACAGCGGATAAACAACAGCATGAGAAAATTGCCGAGTGTCTGGACGGCTTAGAAAAGCTAATGCACCCCAAAGCGGTAAGAAAGGCGAAGCGATCACTGGACGGTTAAATAAAAACGTCGGCCCTTGGCCGACGCTTTCGTTGTGGTCTTTGTGCAGACTAATCGGCCACAGTGACAGAAACGGGCTGATAGGCAATGTCCCGGATCTCTACCCGGCCTCGGTTCAGAAAATCTGCGTTGGTGTAGGCCTCATGGGTCATCGCGAAGTTATAGGGAGATTCACCATTACATTTTAGCCCTCGATTTATGTCCCTGACGCTCAGTCGGTTTGCTTTTAAGCTCAGGTGCAATCTCAGGCGTTTATCAGACATCACGGCTTCGCAGATTTTGACCAGTTTGGCCTCCAGCGAAGGGGAAATGTAGTCGTTGTCCGACTCCGATGCCTGGGTAATAAAAGCGGAGCTAGCAAGCGCCAAGCCAGCGGTCAGCATTAAAACGTTTTTCATAAGTGGTTTCCTCTGTGTTGGTTAGTACCGGCGAACGTTGGCCGGTTCTTATTAAGTAACTCATTAATGGGAGGAAGTTGGGCGCTAAATGTCAGTAAGTGTTTCTGATGAGCTGTTGAGAAATGCTTATTTACATCTTGGCGTTAAAACGTCATTCATCGCACCCAGAGGTAACTGGCCGATAAGATAGAAAGTGATTTTAAAACAATGATTTAGTGGCTCTATATGTGCACTTCAGAGGGCGTTATTACTTTTTGAACTTACAACGAAAGCATGTTTACCTAGAGGAATCTGGACAAATGATTAGTGGTCATTGGGCCGAGTCCGTTATACTGCCAGCTACTATTTAAAGGAAATATGCCATCTATGCATAACGATCCCTATCGTAAACGGGAACAACAAAAATACGACAACCCGGTGGCCAGCCGGGAATACTTATTACAACTGCTTAAGGATGCGGGAAAACCGCTGTCCATGTTGGAGTTGTGTGAACTAACTGGAGCCGACGACGAAGACAGTAAGATCGGCATCCAGCGCCGCCTTCGCGCAATGGAGCGGGAAGGGCAGGTACTCTTCAATCGTAATAAAAAATACGCCTTAGTGGACCGCATGGACCTGATCGCCGGACGAGTGATCGGCCATCGTGATGGTTTTGGTTTCTTGAAACGGGATGACGGCAAGCCGGATATGTTCATTCCTGCTCCTCAGATGCGCAGCTTATTGCACGGCGATAAGGTGTTGGCGCAAGAAGTCACCAGTCGCAAGAAAAGTAGTAAAACCGAAGCTCAGATAGTTCAGGTGGTCGAGACCCGCCCGGACCCTGTGGTGGGGCGGTACTTCTTCGAAAACGGCGTGGGCCTGGTGGTGCCAGACGATAGCCGCATTTGTCAGGAAGTGATTATCCCGCCAGAGCACATCCAAGGCGCGCGCCAGGGCAATATTGTGGTGGTGGAGATCACTAAGCGGCCACTGCGGCGCATGAGCGCCCAGGGCAAAATTACCGAAGTGCTGGGCGAGCATATGGCTCCCGGCATGGAGATCCAAACGGCACTGCGTAACTTCGATATTCCTCACCAATGGCCAGGTTCAGTCAATAAAGCCATAAAGGACCTGACTGAACAGGTGCCCGAAGAGGCGAAGAAAAACAGGGTGGACCTGCGAGAAATGCCGTTGGTGACCATCGACGGCGAAGACGCTCGTGACTTTGACGATGCGGTATTCTGTGAGCCGCGTGATGAGGGCGGCTGGCACTTATGGGTGGCGATTGCCGATGTCAGCTATTATGTGCACCCCGAATCTCCGCTCGACAGTGAGGCCATCAACCGTGGTAACTCGGTGTATTTCCCCGAGCAGGTTGTCCCTATGTTACCCGAGGTATTGTCCAACGGGCTTTGCTCGCTAAACCCTCAGGTTGATCGGTTGTGTATGGTCTGCGAGATGCAGATAAGCAAGCAGGGTAAACTGGAAGACTTTACCTTCTATGAAGCGGTGATGAACTCTAAGGCCCGACTGACTTACACTAAGGTGTGGGACATTATTCAGGGCGATCCTGAATTGCATCAGCGCTATGAACATTTGGTCCCTCATTTAAAAGATTTACACGGTCTGTATCGCACATTGCGCAAGGCACGCCTGCGTCGTGGTGCCATCGAATTTGAGACTCAGGAAAACAAGTTTATCTTTAACGCCGAACGCAAGATCGATCATATCGTACCGGTGGAGCGCAACGACGCCCATAAGATGATCGAAGAATGCATGATCCTGGCCAATGTGTGTGCTGCTAAATATCTCGAAAAACACGAGGCCGAAGGCCTTTACCGGGTGCATGACAAGCCCGACAGTGAACGTCTGGTGGCTTTCCTTAGCTATCTTGCCGAGGTGGGAATCCCTCACGGTATTACCGATGATCCATCACCGTCGGATTTCAGCACCATCGTGGATAAGATTGCTCACCGTCCGGATCAAGAGTTGATTCAGACCATGTTGCTGCGCTCTATGAAACAGGCGGTCTATGATCGAGAGAACATCGGTCACTTTGGTCTGGCGCTGGATGCCTATGCGCACTTCACCTCGCCGATACGTCGTTACCCGGATTTGGTGGTACACAGGGCGATTAAGGCCATTAACGACAAGAAAGCCAAGCGTAAGAGTCATACCGGCGGTAAGGCTTACTCGGTGGAAGAAACCCTGCAACTGGGCGAGCAGTGTTCGATGACAGAGCGGCGAGCCGATGATGCAACCCGGGATGTAGCCGATTGGTTGAAGTGTGAGTTTATGCAAGACCATGTCGGAGACAGCTTCGATGGCGTGATTGCCTCGGTGACCAATTTTGGTTTCTTCGTGCGCCTGAGCGATTTTCATATTGATGGGCTGGTGCATATCACCGCCTTGGATAATGACTATTACCACTATGATGAAGTGAAGCAATATTTGGTGGGTGAGGCTTCTGGGATCAAGTATCGTCTGGGGGATTCGATTCGGGTTAAGGTTGCCGGAGTGAATCTGGACGATAAGAAGATTGACTTTGTGCTGGATGCGCCAGTAGGACGCGGTAAAGGCGGCAAGAAGGTTAAAATCGGTAAGATCTCCGATAAAAAAGCCAAACGTGCCCGAAACCGTAAGAAGGACGCGGAGAAGAGGGCCAAGAAGTAATGGCGCAGGAATGGCTATACGGTATTCATGCGTTGGAGTCGGTACTGGAGCGCGAGCCGGAGCGACTCATCGAGCTTTTTGTATTAAAAGGCCGCGATGACAAACGCTTAACCAACATTGTCAATCAGGCCCGGCGCTTTGGCATTGCCTGTCAGTTCTGTCAGCGACGGGTACTGGACGATAAGGTCGGTGGCGAGCAGCATCAAGGCGTGGTCGCCAGGGCCAAACCGGGTCGTCAGTACGATGAGCATGACTTGCAGCAGATTATTCAGGATGCTGACCAGCCGTTTCTGCTGGTACTGGATGGAGTAACGGATCCTCACAACCTCGGAGCCTGTTTGCGCACCGCAGATGCGGCCGGGGTTCATGCCGTGGTGGTGCCGAAAGACAAATCTGCCAAGCTGACTGCCACGGTGCGCAAAGTGGCTTGTGGTGCCGCCGAAGTGGTGCCTTTGGTGCAGGTGACCAATCTGGCGCGCACGCTGAAAGACATTCAGCAAGCCGGCGTCTGGGTAGTAGGTACTGCCGGCGAGGCAGAGCAAGATATTTATCAGGCCAAATTAACCGGTCCAATGGCGCTGGTGATGGGGGCAGAAGGAAAAGGCATGCGTCGCTTAACTCGCGAACACTGCGATGAGCTGATTAAGCTACCTATGGCAGGCTCCGTATCCAGCCTGAATGTGTCGGTGGCAACCGGCGTGTGCCTGTTCGAGGTGGTACGGCAACGGACAGTTGGTGCCTAAGCGCTTTTGCTGAATAAAAAATCATCACGCCGGGGCGTAATTTGAGTTGCTCAAATTCGCCTCTGGCGTTATAGTGCCAAGGTATCGCTATCGAAAAGCGGCCTCATTTTTTCCTCTTTGGCACCTTTCTGGTGACCACGAATCTTTTTTTACTTCTTTTCTATGCCTGCGGGTTATTTTCTGTTATGATTTCGCGCCCTTTTTATAGGGGTAAGACTATTAAAGCAGCTAAAGGTCTGATTTCAGGCCGAAACAACAGCGGAGCACTAAGATGATCCAAATGCAAACTAACCTGGATGTGGCCGATAACTCGGGCGCTCGCAGGGTTCAGTGTATTAAGGTTCTAGGTGGCTCGCATCGCCGTTATGCACATATCGGTGACATCATCAAAATTACCGTTAAGGAAGCAATTCCTCGCGGTAAGGTTAAAAAAGGTGACGTACTGAATGCAGTGGTGGTGCGTACTAGGAAAGGCGTTCGTCGTCCTGACGGTTCTTTGATCCGTTTTGATAACAACGCAGCAGTATTGTTGAACAACAACAATCAACCTATTGGTACGCGTATCTTTGGACCGGTAACCCGTGAGCTTCGTGGAGATAAATTCATGAAGATCATCTCACTGGCCCCTGAGGTACTATAAGGAGTCACGATAATGGCTAGAAAAATTCGTCGTGATGATGAAGTTATCGTATTGGCCGGTAAAGACAAAGGCAAAACAGGCAAAGTCCTGAAGGTGCTGACTGAAACTGACCGTCTGATCGTCGAAGGTGTGAATGTGGTGAAAAAACACCAGAAGCCGAACCCTCACATGGGGGAAGCGGGTGGCATCATCGAGAAAGAAGCATCCATTCACGTATCTAATGTTGCGATCGTTAACCCTCAAACGGGTAAAGCGGATCGCGTTGGTTTCCGCGTTGAAGACGGTAAGAAGGTTCGCTTCTTAAAGTCGAGCGGTGACTTAGTTTAATAATTGGAGAGAACGATGGCGAAACTGCATGATTTCTATAAAGAAACAGTAGTGGCAGAACTTGCGAAGCAGTTCGGTTACAAAAGCGTCATGCAAGTCCCTCGGATTGAGAAAATCACCCTGAACATGGGTCTGGGTGAGGCTGTAGCGGATAAAAAGGTGTTGGAAAACGCCACTGCTGATATGCAGGCAATTGCTGGTCAAAAGCCGGTAGTTACCGTTGCACGTAAGTCTGTAGCGGGTTTTAAAATCCGTGAAGGCTATCCGATTGGCTGTAAAGTAACCCTACGTGGCGAGCGTATGTGGGAGTTCCTGGAGCGTTTGATTTCAATCGCTATCCCGCGTATCCGTGACTTCCGTGGTCTCAGTGCGAAATCTTTCGACGGCCGTGGAAACTATAGCATGGGTGTTCGTGAGCAAATTATCTTCCCTGAAATCGACTTCGATAAAGTCGACGCAGTGCGTGGTATGGATATTACTATCACTACCAGCGCTGAGACGAATGAGGAAGGTCGCGCTCTGCTGGCTGCTTTTAACTTCCCGTTCAGAAAATAAGGTGTAGGGTTATGGCAAAACAATCAATGAAAGCACGCGAAGCGAAACGCGCCAAACTGGTCGCTAAGTACGCTGAGAAACGTGCCAATCTGAAAGCGATTATCAGCAGTGTAAACTCTTCTGACGAAGAGCGCTGGGATGCTGTAATGCAACTGCAAAAGTTACCCCGTGACTCGTCTCGTTCACGCCAGCGTAACCGTTGTCGTGTAACTGGTCGTCCCCATGGTTACCTGCGCAAGTTCGGCCTGAGCCGGATCAAGCTGCGTGAAGCAGCCATGCGTGGTGAAGTCCCTGGCCTGAAAAAAGCCAGCTGGTAAGGAGTAGCAGATATGAGCATGCAAGATCCTATCGCGGATATGTTTACCCGCATCCGTAACGGTCAGCTGGCCAGCATGGTGTCAGTGTCGATGCCTTCTTCTAAGCTGCGTACCGCAGTAGCCAAAGTGCTGAAAGATGAAGGTTACATCGCTGATTACCAGGTGTCCGGCGACGTTAAGCCAACTCTGGAAGTGACGTTGAAGTACTTCGAGGGCAAAAAAGTAATCGAAACAATTGAACGTGTGAGCCGTCCTGGTCTGCGCATCTATAAGAAAAAAGATGAGCTGCCAAAAGTATTGGGCGGTTTGGGTGTCGCGATTGTTTCTACATCCAAGGGTGTGATGACTGACCGCGCTGCGCGTAAAGCCGGCATGGGCGGTGAGATCATCGGCTATGTAGCGTAACGGAGGTATTAAGATGTCACGTGTCGCAAAAGCCCCTGTGAAGATCCTGGACGGTGTAGAAATCACTATCGCGGGACAAGAAGTCACAGTTAAAGGTAAGAACGGTACGCTGAGCGAGACTTTCAACGATCAAGTTGAACTGGTTCAGGAAGAAGGTGAATTCAAAGCCTCACCTCGCAAAGAAAGCCCTGAGTCTTGGGCCCAGGCGGGTACGGCTCGCGCCATTGTGAACAACATGGTTCACGGCGTGGCTAACGGATTCGAGAAAAAGCTGGAGCTGAATGGTGTTGGTTACCGTGCGCAAGCGCAAGGTAAAAAGCTGAACCTGACGCTGGGCTTCTCTCACCCGGTAGTTTACGAAATGCCTGAAGGTATTACCGTTGAAACTCCTAGCCAAACTGAAGTGGTTGTAAAAGGCGCTTCTAAGCATTTGGTAGGTCAGGTCGCAGCTAACATTCGTGGTTTCCGTCCACCAGAGCCTTACAAAGGTAAAGGTGTGCGTTACGCCGATGAAGTTGTGCGTCGTAAAGAAGCTAAGAAAAAGTAGGTGGGTGATACGATGGATAAGAAAGCATCTCGTTTGCGCCGCGCTACCCGCGGTCGCATGAAAATCAGAGAATTGGCAGCGCATCGTCTGGTCGTTCACCGTACACCCCGCCATATTTATGCACAGCTGATCGCCCCTACGGGTTCAGAAGTGCTGGCGGCTGCTTCAACGGTGGAAGCC contains these protein-coding regions:
- a CDS encoding sodium-dependent transporter; this translates as MTEQREQFGSRLGFILAAAGSAVGIGNMVGFPVAATKNGGGAFLLTYAIFVFFVCLPVMMAEMSAGRRAGKDPLGTYNTISEGETHWRLAGALAVITPFMIGVFYTVITVWLFGYLVHVLSGDLASLAEPGAFGAFINSNEIFYYMIAVAAIVFLILQGGVKNGIERASKILMPGLFFMLVGLMVFVLTLDNAMAGVEYYLVPDFSKLNASVVSGALSQAFFSLSLGMGILLTYGSYLSKRNSVPGSAKLVALADTCVAFVAGLMLLPAVFSFNPDVNVSELSDSSVGMIFTFLPKIFVALQSSIGYTGASAVAAVFFLLVLFAAITSLVSIIEVPTAALMDERNMSRRKALLTLGVLIGILAILSATSFGMLPWFTEFTEYAGVSKSFFDVIVDVFYETILPLNGLLICLLVTYRWKKRNFNQELHEGDPGYKGTWLERYVDFSLGTFIPVILAAVFINTVAIKYFGVALIG
- a CDS encoding SDR family oxidoreductase, with amino-acid sequence MKNTYALIGCGWLGLPLAESWLRQGHHVIGTTRSQDKADQLATLGIQPQLFALGERLPPVVAKADAVVLNIPPGRKNLKPESFRQNIEALLAQVSSQTKLLFISTSSVFGQHQSEVDEASATEPDTPSGELHCQLEAHLHSHFGTRASVLRLAGLIGGDRHPVKMLAGRKLDNGQRPVNLIHRDDVINAINAIVRLNHWGYTLHLAANDHPSRDTFYTWAAKQAGLALPSFTRDEGPAKIIHSQQTQKRLGLTLAYPSPFDMPVPVSD
- a CDS encoding DUF2884 family protein; translated protein: MRLMALTFIALMSSSALAHDSDCDLTLNGDVTLKQGTLTASLNNNQSLKLDGQQAWLDGQALDLNDDQQALLNQYHSESLTLAPKVADIALDALDLANDGVTLAFGELFGPDDDLVMDLTQQIGQLRSDVHQQFYAEDGSIRFESKNFDEKYLNREFEQKLENTIEDAVSRSVGKMMMKIGQQMISGESSPEEFEHQMENFGERLEVQMEQKAGLVEQRASQLCSDFRALDDLERRIQNQIPELNGLDLIELRGKRLK
- a CDS encoding YgaP family membrane protein codes for the protein MKERDNVGVLDSAIRSMVACVLLALAVEQIFPTAVNLIFVAVGAALWVSVSVGVCPLYKLLGVDTYHKVAH
- a CDS encoding MalY/PatB family protein, whose amino-acid sequence is MTEHFDQEIDRTRHYSFKWEKYRGQDVLPMWVADTEFRCAEPILQALRERVDHGLLGYTLPNQYEPGKEAVIRWLKKQHGWQVEPDWIVWNPGVCPAFNVACQAYAEPGDKVLVQTPNYPPLLAAPGFNQMQRVEVNTVEQDGRWMIDLEQLEKEAADPKAKLLILCNPMNPVGTVLTESELKQVASICERNNVVLCSDEVHCDLVLDEQATHIPAGKLDALSERSVTLMAASKTFNIAGLGTSFAIIPDAKLRAAFNRAAQGIVPWANVMGLIATEAAFTRCDHWYQDELTYLRRNRDYLMKQINQIDGLKLLAPQATFLAWIDASGLGVENPQGWFEDKGVGPSPGADFGDKDFVRINFGCPLSHLEEAIRRIKS
- a CDS encoding tetratricopeptide repeat protein, whose protein sequence is MRWWLKLFLGLLMTSSVQAQEDLKAVQIYSQDELIRLINDNEHLDRVVMDDCQLVQDIEARAITLKVPAYQFLWGDMLAWGVCVERDPESGIHYMEQAAQQGLPAGLEQLGRYHAQGKLVQQDKERAVIYLREAASLGHLEAQIQLAELFIEGYGSPYDFEDAYHWLYNAITADKQQHEKIAECLDGLEKLMHPKAVRKAKRSLDG
- a CDS encoding DUF3718 domain-containing protein gives rise to the protein MKNVLMLTAGLALASSAFITQASESDNDYISPSLEAKLVKICEAVMSDKRLRLHLSLKANRLSVRDINRGLKCNGESPYNFAMTHEAYTNADFLNRGRVEIRDIAYQPVSVTVAD